TAACCGGGATAGTTGGAACTAAACGTTGCATATTCCAAAACATACTGGAATTCCATCCTGCCTGTCCATTAGCTTGACTTAGAGATAATTGTATATTCTCTCCTATTTCGAAAATCCCTTTTTTAAGAGATGAATTAATCCTTAAACTGTAACGGGTAAAATCATTACCATAAACAGTTCCACTATTGTTAAAGTAGTTTAACGAAACAAGATATACTCCATCTTTATTTCCTCCCGAAAACGTAAGGTTATGATCGTTTATAATCCCCGGTTTTGTGAAAACATCTTGCCAGTCAGTATTAGTACCTTCGAAACGAGTTCCATTAAAGTGTCCTTGAAGTGCAACCCCAGAGTTTTTATGCAACATATCATTTAAGTAGATATACTCCTCTCTATTAGCTAAGTCAATTCTTGGCAGCCACTGTACACTGGTGTTTCCGGAGTATTCTATTTTAAGCTCTCCGGCTTTTCCTTTTTTGGTAGTAATTATGATTACACCATTGGCCGCTTTAGAACCGTAGATAGAAGCCGCCGCAGCATCTTTTAATATCTGAATAGATTCAATATCGTTGACGTTAAAGTCTCTACCTCCATCGGTTGGCATACCATCAATTATATATAGAGGATTACTATCCCCAAAAGTACCTACACCCCTAATCTCTATTGATGCTGCCCCATCAGGCGATCCGGTTGATTTTACAGAAACCCCCGGAGCACTACCCTGAATAGCATCTGCTATATTTGATGTAGCAACATTTTCTATATCTTTAGTTTCTATTACAGATATAGCACTGGTAAGGTCGGCTTTCTTTTGAGTACCGTACCCAATTACAACCACATCGTCAAGCACTGCGGCATCTGGCTGTAAAGATATTGAGATATCTGTAGCTCCAGTAACATTATATGTTTGTGTTTTGTACCCAATAAAAGAGATACTTAATTTTGCACCTACTTCCACATCAATTTCAAATCTACCGTCAAAATCGGTAGATGTTCCAGTAATAGTTCCTTCGACGATGACACTAACTCCCGGAAGAGCTTCGTTGTTTTCGTCAGTAATTGTTCCTGTTATTTTGACAAGTTCTGATTGATCTTGAGAGATGGGTATCTCATTCACTAAATCAGTGCTATTTGCCAAAACCGTAGTTTGGATTCCAAATAATAACCCTAAACTAAGAAAAGAATTTAGTAATAATCCTCGTAGTTTCATATAGATTTTGTTTACAAATATTTTAGATTTGATTAGTTGAACAAACAAGCCATTCTGTAGTGTTCTGTTCTTTGTGGTAAAATTAATTATAATATAGTATAATGCAAATTATTTTCCGGAAATATTTTTTTAATAAAACATATGTAACGATCTGTACAATAGGTAGATGAAGAATTAAATTAGTAAATACTTATTAATAGATGATTTATACTAATTAAATTTGGGTCTAGTTCGTAATAGACCTTTCGACTCCGCAAGCTCCGCTCAAGGTGACGTGTGCTAATTTTAGAAAATTGAGAATACCTCAAACGACATAGACCCAAAATTAATCGCATAGTAATTTACTCAACAGTAATTACTTGTTTCAATCTAATATCCTCACTTGAGGCACCAACTTGAATTTCGAATTCCCCTTTCTCTACACAGTATTCTCTTTGCATTGCATTATAATACCTTAAATCTTCTTTTGAATTCAATATAAACTCAATTGATTTTGATTCTCCTTTTTTCAGATGAATACGCTTAAATTCTCGTAATTGTTTATTTGCTTGCCATGTCGAAGATTCAACATCTTTGATATAAAGTTGTACAACCTCATCTCCGTCAACATTTCCTGTATTTTTAACTTTTACAGAAATAGTAAACTCATCTTTTTCACCAATTTTCTTTTTGTCAATTTTAAGTTTTGAATATTTAAACTTGGTGTAACTTAATCCATGACCGAAAGGATATAAAGGTTCTCCCTTGTAATATCTATACGTAAATCCTTTCCCGGCTCTCATATTATAATCAGTAAAATCGGCCAATTCGTCTGTAGATTTATAGAAAGTAACAGGTAAGCGTCCGGCAGGATTGTAATCTCCAAAAAGTACTTCAGCCACTGCATCGCCTCTTTGTCCGGGATACCAAGCTTGTAATATCGCTGGCATTTTGTCATCCAAACCTTCAAAGGCAATAGCACTACCACTCATTAGAACAAACACTATAGGAGTTCCGGTTTTTATCATAGATTTAACTAATTCTTGTTGGGCTGCAGGCAACTCAATCCTTGTACGATCGCCACCTCTAAATCCTTCAATATTATTTCTATTTGCCATTTCTTCGCCCTCCCAAGTAGCATCAAGTCCACCAACAAATATTGCCACATCAGCATCTTTTATTGATTTCAACTCTTCATTGTTTAGATGCATCGGGTCTTTATCAACAATTTTATTCTCACCGGGTATCTCCCAAATAAGTTTTACACCTGCAACTTTTGCGCCTTCAGCGTATTCAAGTTTTATATCGTAAATCTTATCTTTTTCGAATCTAAAAACATTCAAGAATGAACTCCAACCATGATCGTACCATTCGTCTATAATCAATTTACCGTTTATCCATAATTTTGTGCCATCATCAGAAGCTGTACCTATTTTGTATTCACCTGTTTTAGGAACTATAAGTTTTCCGGTCCATCGAACTGAAAAATTATCTTCATTTATTATTTCATCATGATTTACTTGACCTTGTGCTGCTTCAGTTGCATTTGGCGAAGAATTACCCCAACCAAAATTAACTTGTTTATCATTTCTTATATAAATAGGAGTACCTTTCAAATCTTTTCCATTAAAATACTCACCTTTTAATCCTAATATTTTTTCACCCTTTTCATCAGTATGTGATAAATATTCAGTACTAATAACCTCATACTCTTCTGATGTAGTTTCGTTTATTACCAATGGACAGCCTTTGTAGTATTCAACTTCAATATTTTTACCTGCTAATTTTTTTATACCATCAATTACTTTGATTGGTCTTGAAGATACACCATTGTAATTTCCATACAATGCACTTAAAGTATTAGCATTTGGGCCAACAACAACAATTTTTTTGGTTTTACTTCTGTAAAGTGGAAGAATGCCATCATTTTTTAATAATGTCATAGATTCTCGTGCCATGTTTAATGCCAGCTCATTGTTTGTATCGCTTTCGTTTACACTATATGGTATTTGAGCATATTCAACCTTGTCAGCAGGATCAAACATACCTAATTTCATACGAGCAAGCATCAATCTATAAACTGCAAGATCTACTTCCGACTCATCTATATAACCTTTTTTTACTGCTTCCATTGTCCATTGTTGATACACAGAGCCACAATTAAGGTCGCATCCTTTACGAATTGCTATTGCAGCGGCTTCTTCGGGGGTAGGTACTGTTTTATGATTTTTATGAATATCAACAATTGCCCAACAATCAGAAACTACAAATCCATCGAATTTCCATTTATTCCTCAAAATATCTTCAAGAAGCAACCAACTTGCATTAGCCGGCTCGCCATCAACACGATTATATGCACCCATTATCGAGTAGGCTTTTGCTTTAACAATTAAGTCTTCGAAGGCAGGAAGATAGGTTTCCCATAAATCGCGCGTATTTGGTGTTACATTAAAACTATGCCTCTCAGGTTCAGGACCATTGTGTACTGCGTAGTGTTTTGGTGTAGCTACTAATTTATAGTATTTAGGGTCGTTTCCTTGCAATCCTTTTACAAACTCCATCCCTACTTGACCGGTTAAGTATGGATCTTCTCCATAAGTTTCCTGTCCTCTACCCCATCTTGGATCTCTAAAAATATTTACGTTTGGCGACCAAAATGTAAGACCTCTCCAACGACCTAAATCTCCTTGCCTTACAAATTTGTGATGTTTTGCTCTTCCTTCATCAGCAATAGCACTTGCAACGTTATACATTAAATCCGGATTAAAACTTGCTGCCATGGCAATAGCTTGAGGAAAGACTGTGGCTTTGCCTGCAAACCCAACACCGTGCAAACCTTCACTCCACCAATCGTATTCGGGTATACCTAATCTAGGTATGGCTTTAGATTGATTTCCTATTTGAGAAATTTTTTCTTCAAGTGTCATTTTTTCAACCAAATCTTTTGCGCGCTCTTCGAAACTAAGAGAAAGATTCTTGTAGTTTGGCTTGTTTGTTTGCGCATACCCTACAAAGTAAAAGTTGATTAGTAATAAAATAAGTATTTTCTTCATCTGTTAATCATTTTATGTTTTGATGACTTAATGTGTTAATATA
The window above is part of the Bacteroidota bacterium genome. Proteins encoded here:
- a CDS encoding glycoside hydrolase family 3 C-terminal domain-containing protein → MKKILILLLINFYFVGYAQTNKPNYKNLSLSFEERAKDLVEKMTLEEKISQIGNQSKAIPRLGIPEYDWWSEGLHGVGFAGKATVFPQAIAMAASFNPDLMYNVASAIADEGRAKHHKFVRQGDLGRWRGLTFWSPNVNIFRDPRWGRGQETYGEDPYLTGQVGMEFVKGLQGNDPKYYKLVATPKHYAVHNGPEPERHSFNVTPNTRDLWETYLPAFEDLIVKAKAYSIMGAYNRVDGEPANASWLLLEDILRNKWKFDGFVVSDCWAIVDIHKNHKTVPTPEEAAAIAIRKGCDLNCGSVYQQWTMEAVKKGYIDESEVDLAVYRLMLARMKLGMFDPADKVEYAQIPYSVNESDTNNELALNMARESMTLLKNDGILPLYRSKTKKIVVVGPNANTLSALYGNYNGVSSRPIKVIDGIKKLAGKNIEVEYYKGCPLVINETTSEEYEVISTEYLSHTDEKGEKILGLKGEYFNGKDLKGTPIYIRNDKQVNFGWGNSSPNATEAAQGQVNHDEIINEDNFSVRWTGKLIVPKTGEYKIGTASDDGTKLWINGKLIIDEWYDHGWSSFLNVFRFEKDKIYDIKLEYAEGAKVAGVKLIWEIPGENKIVDKDPMHLNNEELKSIKDADVAIFVGGLDATWEGEEMANRNNIEGFRGGDRTRIELPAAQQELVKSMIKTGTPIVFVLMSGSAIAFEGLDDKMPAILQAWYPGQRGDAVAEVLFGDYNPAGRLPVTFYKSTDELADFTDYNMRAGKGFTYRYYKGEPLYPFGHGLSYTKFKYSKLKIDKKKIGEKDEFTISVKVKNTGNVDGDEVVQLYIKDVESSTWQANKQLREFKRIHLKKGESKSIEFILNSKEDLRYYNAMQREYCVEKGEFEIQVGASSEDIRLKQVITVE